One window from the genome of Nicotiana sylvestris chromosome 9, ASM39365v2, whole genome shotgun sequence encodes:
- the LOC104250180 gene encoding uncharacterized protein — MPAYAKLLEEILTKKRKIEETLVVKLTEHCSAILQNKLPQKFGDPGSFTILCSLGTLNFDKSLCDSAASINLMPLSIYKKLEKEIGEIRSVPISLQLADQITITPEGIVEDFFVRVDKFVFPVDFIMVNMEEIKEVPLTLGRPFLAMGRAILDIHDRKIMLRVGEERVTFEMKVATRVKKEKPAASVEWKVKGMTKKAAVSEKYKCGVYPKKAEKKLSVWMCALVRARGMELDFDSDLD; from the coding sequence ATGCCAGCTTATGCCAAGTTATTGGAGGAGATTCTTacaaagaagaggaagatagagGAAACATTAGTGGTCAAGCTCACAGAGCACTGCAGTGCAATACTGCAAAATAAACTCCCACAAAAGTTTGGAGATCCAGGGAGTTTTACCATACTTTGCTCTTTGGGCACACTTAATTTTGATAAATCTTTATGTGATTCTGCTGCCTCAATTAATCTAATGCCATTGTCTATTTACAAAAAACTGGAGAAGGAGATTGGAGAGATAAGGTCGGTGCCAATATCTTTGCAGCTGGCAGACCAAATAACTATAACACCCGAGGGGATAGTTGAAGATTTTTTTGTACGGGTGGATAAGTTCGTATTTCCTGTAGATTTCATAATGGTGAATATGGAAGAGATCAAAGAGGTACCCCTCACCCTAGGAAGACCATTTTTAGCAATGGGTAGAGCTATACTGGATATACATGATAGGAAAATCATGCTTAGAGTGGGTGAGGAGAGGGTGACTTTTGAGATGAAGGTAGCAACTAGAGTGAAAAAGGAGAAGCCAGCTGCAAGTGTTGAGTGGAAGGTGAAGGGCATGACAAAGAAGGCTGCTGTTAGTGAAAAATATAAGTGTGGTGTGTACCCTAAGAAGGCTGAGAAGAAGCTGTCTGTATGGATGTGTGCACTAGTTCGGGCGCGTGGAATGGAGCTCGACTTTGATTCAGACCTCGACTAG